The genomic stretch acacaaaaaTAGTTTATATAATATTCATCTAATTTTGGTAACCAAAATATAGCAGTTTTCAATAGAGTTGTACATGATCCAATCCAACTCGAAGATCTAATCTAGACCCAAATATTTTAGGAactaatttgatataatttcaCCGAATTTAGGATTGAGTCTgagtctcaaaaatagacccaACAATTATTTAAGATCGGGTGCGAGTCAAAACAAACCCGGCTTCACCTAACCTATGTATACGCAAAGGGAactaaaaaagatatatatattttaaattaattctaatattatattatattaattataaacttaCTGCTTTATTTTTAGTCACATTTGttgaattagaaaataaataaaaaaatatcaaattaaaatttatggaCAAATTCGAGATCAAATATGAATATCaatttttcaataataaattttttttttataaattattgtcAAAGCTTTAAAGATAAATATTTCAGTAAAATATAATTGTgattcaaaaatatttaaattttattaatttataatctaAAAAATAGACCCGTATATATTTAAAACCAAATCTAAATGAGGACAATTTCGATTTTATCCAACCTATATGTACATCCTTAGTTTTCAACCCCTCTCTGGGAAAACCGAAAAAGGGTTCCAAGGAAGCACTCTAACTGAGCTTGATATTTTATACTTAGCTTATAAACCCTTTTTCTTGTCAGTAGATGGAATAATGCTTGTGTTAACcctaaatattaattaattaataaacatGTAAGATGTGGCAAAGGTTATTGATGTGTGGTCCTATATTAACAAAAGGTAACGGATTAGTAGGCCAATTAAAATGTGGCTGATAAAAGTAGGAAGCAGTGACCAGGAAGATACATTATTGAACTAGTACTAGATTATCATGCAAATAGTATTCTTACTTATACTTTTTAGAAAGTGCATGTACTCCCTACATTAATACAATACAATATAGTAGGATATCTTATACATAGCCTGAAACCACATGGAGTAGGTTCACAACATATTTGTAATTTGATTCTCTAACAATGCTGATTATCATGAAAATTGATAAATGAATTTgtgcaaataaaataaaggttttccataaatatataatgagaACAAAGATGACAGAAGAGAATAACAAAAGAAGACAGATGGCATGACACACACTAAAGGGAATACACAGAGGAAAGTGCAAAAGGCCTCCCTCCCCCACTGTCATGAAAGGGACTTTTTTAAATCTACACTTATCCACAAATCTTCTTCATACACCACCAAATTTAGAGAGATAACTAATTCAAAGAGAGAgggttaaaataaaataaaatataaatataaatagaaaaatacaatagcacaATAATCAAGCACTTGCATTGTTGATCATTCATTAATCAAACTTAGACATTGGGGTTGCTCCTGAATGATCCAAGAGCCTTTGCTGCTCCTGCCCTCAAGATGAATTGGTGGTAGAAGGCTGCAATGGCTGCTCCAATGAATGGTCCAACCCAGAAGATCCACTGACCAAAACATAACATACAAGCAAACTTAGTTTTACACAGTCGTCCAATCACACAGTCGCAACCGAATATTATAAATGTTGATCATACTCACATGGTCATCCCATGGCTTGGATTTGTTGTAGATAACAGCAGCACCAAGACTCCTAGCAGGGTTGATGCCGGTGCCGGTGACCGGGATGGTAGCCAAGTGAACCATGAACACAGCAAATCCAATGGGAAGTGgtgccaaaacctttaagagaATTGCACGATATACACAATCATAATAAGCAATTTGATGTGATTGACGTTCCAAACACATGAATCCAAATCCAAATTAttcagaaaaacaaagaatatataaatttaagtaGGGGACAACATGGGCCATGCCTAACATGTGAAGcccataattttttttcatctttatTTATTGGAGAATCTTGTAAAGTGTTTGAAGGTGAATACAAATACAACAACACAAGATGGTATTTGCCAGCTTTCGGAAAATGACGTGAGAATCATGAACAATTATGAACCAATTTTAATCTTAGGCCTTAAGACATTAGTACTAGTTATTTATTTACCTTACCATTTGTTAACAAAGATATGGTTTGCTTTCAAGGAACAAGATAGAATAGTCGCAAATTCATTATAGTAataaagtatatattttttttcttttttctaaggTTGGGATGAAATTATTAATTGTGTGACGTTATTTCATAATGTTTGGGACATGAAATTCAACCACCACAAAATTCATTGTCAAAAAGAAGGTAAATGGGGGACCCCTCACCCCATGGTTCCACACTTCATTAGCACCATCATTTCATTTGCGAAATTATGGTGAAGGAAAAGATAAAAGCTTTATTCATGGCTCGTATCTCATGAATATATCAATTCAAAGCAATATCCCACTAACAAATGAATTATGGCACTTCTTTTATATAGCaaaaaactaaaacaaaagCAGGGAGAAAAAGTAATCATGGAACTGAACACTAACGAGTTTTTTCATGAGAATGAAACTTGAACTAATTTTATGAGAGTCGGTTGGACAAGTcatgataataatattaaaagtaattatatTAGCCGTACAACTAATTAAGTAATAAAAAAGTGAATATAAAGTGGGTGCCCTAAGTCCTAACAACGTAGATATGATGCAGTTAATAATTGTGAAACAGGGTAAATAATTGAACGGgtagttaatatttaaaataattgacACAATTGAACAGGAGTAGGCATGTGAATTTAGCTAACAAACAAAACAACATGATTTTGATACATCCAAAGATGTATTAAATGTTATAGTTTGTTTTTTACCGTTgacataaaaataatatgacAAGAAAGGGAGTAAAATGGGCAGAAGAAAACATACAGGGACGTGAGAGTCTCTGGCATTTCTCTTGGGATCGGTGGCGGAGAACACGGTGTAGACCAAAACAAAGGTACCAATGATCTCAGCACCCAAACCGGTGCCCTTGCTGTAGCCGTCGGCGAGGGAGTTGGCGCCGCCGCCGTACCTGACGTAGAGGGATGTCTGGAAGGCCTTGACCAAGCCAACACCGCAGATAGCACCCAAGCACTGAGCCACCATATACAATATTGCTCTTATCAACGACACCTTGCGCGCCAAGAACAACCCGAACGTCACTGCCGGGTTGATGTGTCCTCCTGCATGTCCACCAACtcaattatttactttttttttttaattaattcaaaccAACCCACAGCACCTTTGCAGAATGCACACTACTCTTCTCAGAAACATTAATGCTCTCTTCCGTATCTCTTGTCTTTTTccaccttttttttcttttcttttataaccttttttttcttttcttttataacATGTATATATTTTGGTGGGCTTCTTTAAGTAGACGAGTGAGCTAATTATTCTGTTAactaagttattttttttgttatatatttgAATAAATGAAATGAGTAGTAATAAAAGAGAAGAGATCTGAGGAGGAGACCTGAGATGCCGGCGGTGCAGTAAACAAGGATGAAAATCATGCCGCCAAAGGCCCAAGCAATGCCAAGAATGCCAACGCCGCCGCACATATCACCGCCGGCTTTGGGGTCGCTCTGGCTCTTGTAGCCAATGACGGTGAGGACGGTGATGTAGAGGAAGAGGAGGGTGGCAATGAACTCAGCAATGAGAGCTCTATAGAAAGACCACTTGGTGAGCTCCTCGGCGTCGATGAGGGGTGCGGGTGGTGGGTCATGGTAGTCCTTGCCGGAGAAAGAGCCTCTCTCGGTAACTTCAAGGTCCTTCGTCATTTCTTGGGTTTCTCAAAATTGAGATAAGAAAGAAAGTGATGAGATGGGTAAGTGTGTGTAAGAGAGTGCGCAGAGAACAGGGGTATATATGCTGCTCATTACTCACCACATCaccatctctttctattttttttttatttttttgtcaattctctttcttttctttttgttgtttaTTAGCTTAAACACATGTATTATAAAAAGTGGAAACGACTTCACCGTGAAATTGATATTTGAAAGCTGTGAGATGATTtaattgatttgactaaatttttatcttaacgATTTTTAAGATatcgacttcacgtgaaattaACTTCATCTgaattttttctattataaaaagaaaaagtataggaTACTAATATATTATCTGTCAACTTATTACCAACaatgattaattattatattttaaacacatatataaaaaaatacatccaaaaaatatatctataaagacacttttattaaatacagttataaaaaaaatatttttattaaaaatatccACAAAGACGCTTCtattaaacataattataaataagaatTGGTATATGTTGACAGAAATCCTGTTAATAACACAACGGAGTTGTTATAAAAATAACAATCTATTCCGTTTGGTTTACCGCACTCATTACGTcactaatttatttaaataaatattaaaaattttaatattattttatatatactatttatttaatcaacaataaattatatttatatttattaaaaataattaaatatgtcATATTATTTgacaatattttattctaaacatactattttagtaattataatataaataatatatttataaaaatgttAGTTTTAGAAAATCGAGGTAGAGAGTAGAGACAGTGACTTGACTCAATATTTTAGTAACTATTTTTTTGGTATTATTCATAGTTTATTTACTTTACCGACGATAGTTTAAGATGGTTATGTCTATTTATTatacttaaaattataatataatatgaaattagtgtttaattatgttaatacttaatagtatgaaaaaaaataatattatcccTTGATGAAGTTACCTAATGGTACAAAAAatcaacatatatatacattaattgcatgaaataaattaaaatagttattatttttataaatatttttttattgcaGTAATACCATATCACTCagttattttaataattaaatttaattaaatttattcaatAACTTATTAACACAATAAAAATTACTCACATATGTGCGTATAAATATACACctttttttcctaaaaaaaaattaaatttattaattacaaaataatatGTTCATTCATTTTCTTGCCCATACGAAGTCAGCAAATTTTCCTGATCATCTAAGTTTCTTAATTATTCTTTAAAATTGAATTCTGTATttgcataattaaaaatttaaaattgcaACCACAACATATTAGTTTtagcatttattattattattatttaaaaaaatcacatttattTACATAGCtgtgaataaaataaaataataagtaTATCACATTATTacctagaaaaaaaaattattgtgtaTCCTTTGTGTTAATTTTCAATTTGATTAATGCAATTTGAAGGTGAACAAGATAGCACTAATTATTTGCCCTAATTTTCTTAGGGTTTGGTGTGGTTTTTGCTTTCACCGACCGTCTACCACCTCACCACTTCGCCAcccttctactcccttctttttcatttgTCAATTTTTATTACAAGTTTTTGTCATTTTATTGTGTCTTCAGAATCTAATCTTAGAAGAGTAGGTTGGCTACTTAATTTGCCTTGCACTCACGGGTAATGTAACTTTTCAGCTTCCGCAACTTGTTCATTATTCTACAATTtaattcttttcatttcacagctctttcatatatatatatatatatacatatttttaatttactttCGGTGTTTTAATTTGTACTGGACTGTTGACACTCATGTGAAACAAGTAGTTCTTATGTGaagaaaaataatcaaaattcaTAGAAAAATGTATGTACATTGAACTCAAACGAATCttatattctattttaattagtGCTTCTAATTTAGTTACATGTCTTaatataagttattttttttctatttgtaaAAAGTATCTTTGATTATTAGTGTTCATACCCTAGCCCAAAGTTgagggcccaggtccaactaaaaggcctaatccaatagattaagccttgCTAAGCACCGACcttcacataagaagtcggtgctCACCACGACTTGCTCTGGAGAAGTCGGAcgtgagattagctggcagataaacactcattcaaatcagtaaccgcccctaaaatctctctaaccgcttcataaagccatatcttaacctccctaaaataatgggacggttaacatcctaaagatacggcactaccccaacggtggttattggctcaccactataagtacactgacattcctcaggtatctctaagcccaatactctctagacctgcttgCCCCCTTGCTAatttaggcatcggagtgtctttgcaggtaccaccccccattctttTACGaacacaagtcggacggagtcTCCCGAGTTGCATACCCAGACGGAAACTTCTTCCTTCACGCATTTGGGCTACTCAACGTCATCCGTCCAATccatctccggttacccaccgtaacattggcgccgttgccggggacccgagagatcactCATTGATGGCGgatagatcccacgaagaaggccaTGCGGAAACAGATTCTGAAGAAGAGAATCTGAACGCAGATAATAACAATGTGGACTTAACCCTCCACCACGAAGTTAACGATCAGCAAAGAGAGGGCACCTCCGGGGTAAAAAACCCGAAGGCAAACCCCTCAGACGAGCGAGAATCAGAAAAAGGCGGACCATCCCACATAACTGAACTAATGGGGTTAGTCCACAGCCGCCTGGAGCAGTTAGAACAAGAACGGGAGCGACAAAAGGAAACGGAGAGGTAtctaaaagaggagatggaacggcgaaaagagttagaaaggaAACTCTCAAAGCTGGAATCTTCCCTCAAGAACCACAACTCCCGCGACGAACAAGAAGAGTCACTCTTAGGTGAAGAAGATCCTTttagcgaggacataatgagggcaaaagttccgagaaacttcaaaagccctgatatggacctctacaatggaaccacggatccaaagcatcacctaagcaacttcaaaagtcggatgtacctagctgatgcttccgacgctacTCGATGCAAGGCTTTTCCGACCACCTTATCGAAAGcggcgatgaagtggttcgacagccttCCCCCAAGATCGATCACCAGTTTtaaagacctctcaaggaagttcttgatgaggttctcaattcaAAGAGacaaggtcccttctcacagtccatatctaaaagacaccccgtttccctaagtgatgtacaagagagagctgaaaagtacatcaacatagAGGAAAACGCCAAACTGAAAGACCTGAGCGGACGACCTGGGCTCCCTCCCTCGacaaaagagagagaaagggaaaccaagaaaagagaagagctcaGTCTCGAAAGGCCAaggaaatatcactcttatactcccctgaaagtttctatagtggatgtatatagagagatttgcaacactgaaagactgccaccccctagacctattaaaaataaaaaagggagaagccgcagcgactactgcgagtaccataaaatatatggtcactccactaacgactgttacgaccttaagaatgtgatagaaaagctggctagagaaggtcggcttgatagatatctcatagagAGGTCGGACGGCcacggaaagagaaagcgagatgatatggacaaaagagacccaccaccgcagaccccagaaagacatatccatatgatctcagggggatttgcgggaggaggactcaccaaatcctctcgcaaaagacatctcaaaagagtctatcagGTCGGGGAAGAGTCACCCGACCTTcctaccatttcattcacaaaagaagatgggcaaggaataatccctggacatgatgatccagtggtaataactatgatcctagcaaatgcccatctccacagaaccctagtagatcAAGGAAGCTCGGCAGACATTCTCTTCAAGcctgccttcgacaagctagggttagatgagaaagaactaagagcctaccccgacaccctatatggattaggggacacgcaaataaaaccactaggatttttaccccttcacactacttttggaaaaggggaaaaatcaaaaaCTCTGAGCATAGACTTCATAATCATCGATGTAGGGTCAGCTTATAACGCTctaatcggcagagctaccctcaatcgactcggagcagtggtatccaccccccacctctgcatgaaatttccgacctcagcgggaatagcaacggtaaggggagatcaaaaactagcaaggaagtgctacaacgaaagcctaaacctaagggggaagggcaaagaagtcaacacaatagagctcggcggcgcaaaagccaaagaagagctgcgaccacaaccgggaggaaaaaccgaagAGATACAGGTTGGAGAAGAGGAAGGGAAAAACACtcacataggagccaacctaggggaaactctaaaacaagggttgactaagctcctaagagataattccgatctcttcgcctggaaagcctccgacatgcctgggattgaccccgagctcatgtcccacaagctctcggttcatccaggatcccgacctgtgcaacaaagaagacgcaagctcggcccagaacgagccctaatagtagaagagcaagtacaggcgctcctggaagccagctttattagagaggtcaagtacccaacatggctagccaatgtagtgctagtcaaaaaacagaatggtaaatggagaatgtgcgtcgactataccgacctaaataaggcatgtcctaaggacccttatcccctgccaagtattgataccctagtggactccagctcagggtaccaatacttgtcattcatggacgcctactcggggtACAATCAAATTCCGATGTATGaacccgaccaggagaaaacatcattcatcacacctcgagccaactattgctacgtggtcatgccattcggattaaagaatgcaggagccacatatcaaaggttgatgaataaagtgttttccccccaCTTGGGGACCCtgatggaagtatacgtcgacgacatgctagtaaaaaccAAGGAAGAAGCCGACCTCTTatccgacctctcacaagtctttgacaccataaggctgcaTGGGATGAGATTAAATCcggcaaaatgcgccttcgcagtgGAGGCAGAaaaatttctaggatttatgctaacacaaagagggattgaggccaatcccgacaaatgtagagccatcctagaaatgaaaagtccgacctgtttgagagaagtccagcagctcaatggccgacttgcagccctctccagattcttggcaggatcggcactaaaatcccttccattattctccttattaagaaagggatgccaATTCGAATGGACTCCGAAATGCGAGGAGgtgttccaagagttcaaaaagtttctaagccaacctcctatcttaacCCGACCAGTACCAGGGAAAGACCTCGTTTTGTACTTATCCGtagcaaacagggctgtctcgtcagccctgataaaagaagacgaggtcggacagCACCCGGTCTATTTCATCAGTAAGGTcctacaaggccctgaactaaggtaccacaaacttgaaaaatttgcctactccttagtaatagcctcacgaagactgcgaccttactttcaggctcacacaataagagtccgcacaaaccaacccatgaagcaaatcctccaaaagacggatgttgcagggagaatggttcaatgggcaatagagctctccgaattcgatctaaaatatgaaactcggacagcaattAAAGCTCAGTGTCTCGCCGACTTCGTAGCAGAATACGCAGGAGACCAAGAGGAAAAgccgactacatgggaactctatgtagacgaatcctccaacaaaacgggaagcggcgcaggcataatattggtagatgaaagaggaacccagattgaagtttctctaaaatttgaattcccagcctcaaataatcaggcagaatatgaagccttgattgctgggctaaaattagcagaagaagtcggtgctacaaaagtgatgatatacagcgactcacaggtggtgacctcccaaataagcggAGAATATCAGGCGAAGGACCctaatatgaagaggtacttggaaaaaactcTAGAGTACCTtgggcgctttgcagaaaccgaggtaAAACACATAACTCGGAATCTGAACAGCAGAGCAgatgccctatccaagttagcaagcaccaaaccaggagggaacaatagaagcctgattcaagaaaccctccaggaaCCCTCAGTAACAAAAGATAAGCAAGAGATACTTGAAGTAGTCGGTCtgaacctcggatggatgaatcccttagtcgaatatctgaaattcgacatcctccctaaggAGGAAAAGGAAGCCTAAAgaatccgaagggaagcacaacattacactttggtgagaaatgtcctttacCGAAGAGGGATATcgacaccattgttaaaatgcgtaccgacccCAAGAACCAtcgaggtgttggaggaagtacatagcgggatctgcggaaatcatctcggagcaaggtcactagccagaaaggtaatccgagctggattctactggccgaccttgcagaaagatgccacagaatttgtgaaaaaatgtcaaccttgtcaaatgcatgcaaatttccacgtggctccgccagaagagctcatcagcatcacttctccatggccttttgcaaaatggggaatggatttgttaggtccttttccccaagcgccaggacaagtcaaatacttgatcgtgggaatagattatttcacaaagtggatagaagcagaaccattagccACTATCACCGCTCAGAGAAGTCGCAGGtttctctacaaaaatatcatcacaagatatgagataccttattccatcactacggataatggaacccaattcaccgacgctaccttcagaagcttagtggccagtatgaaaatcaagcatcagtttacctcggtagaacacccacaagccaatgggcaagccgaggcagctaacaaagtcatactggcagggctaaagaagagattacaagaagcaaaagaagcttgggctgaagagctccctcaagtgttatgggcctacaggacaacaccccaatccgccacgggagaaacacctttccgactagtctatggtgtagaagccatgattccaatagaaatcaatgagcaaagcccaagggtaattctccatgacgaggtcggaaatgtacggggacacaaagaggagctcgacttgcttcctgaagtccgagaagatgcccagataagagaagctgcgttgaagcaaaggatgactacaaggtacaacaaaaaagtcattcgaagaacatttgctccAGATGAtttggtcttaatcagaaacgacatcggagtcaacaaatcaggagaaggaaagctcgccgcaaattggaagggaccatacaaagtcaatgaagttttaggaaaaggttattataaagtaaccgacctgaacggcactgagttaccaaggtcgtggcatgcttgtaacatgaaaaggtactacagttaaaagcgaactctactccctgatgtactcttttcccaacttcatgattttttcccaaaaaggtttttttctggagaagggtttttaacgaggcatcatagtagagactaagggaaaaataggctatcaagacccttagtagcaaaagaaggtacctccccaattaataaagatctttttcatttataatatctcttataatgtccttctttatttttctaagtctttctacgaaacgcgccgacttaagctcgacaaaacgtgaaaatcccatgaaccgacctagatggtcgtcaggataaaacgacgaggtacaagtcggtgtaaagaggttatatgagtcgatcgtaaaaactcggAAACAAATCCGACTCATAGGTCGGAACAGTATTCCGAGTAGAAAAGCTCGGAAACACACCGATCCCTAAATCGGAGCGTagaaccgagtagaagaaaaacgcatcgcaaaaataacctaagtcataggAACTCGCTAAAACAAAAGTTGAGTATGAGGAATAACGAAAAGAGATATAGGAAAAAGTTTAAAGGATGTCCCAAAAATCCTTAAACGAAAAACTCCGAAAAACAAACAAGCCGGAAAGAAAGGTTTTCAAGAAAAAGCCAAGGGGAATTCGGAAAAATAGAAAAGCATGCACACacaaggtaacttaaacccttatccaaaaaagggtatttacTTTGTTAATTTAAACCCTTAATCAAAAGGGTACTCgccaaaatattttgttaacggccttaaaaggccaaaagaaaTTGTTCAAACTACACAACCAAGAGCGAaataaataaagagtttaaaaaatGGGGGGGCCCACAGGCCGGACCCCCAAAATAGCCAAAGATCATTTTTTCAAAGATAGGTCACCACTACCAGAATCGGGAGGAGCACCAGAAGCATCCATGGGAGATGAAGGGATCGGAGAAACATctgaagaactcggagcatcCTTAGATCGGggaggagactcaataatcctctgcccccgagtcttcaattctgactcggaaacaaccacgggggcaggaggatccacgATGGCACCATCAATAACAATTTTatcaggatgtaaaggagaaagatccaagtcgggagcaatgACCCTGACTTGCTCCAAGAAaatcctccaagactcctcggcgccatcAGCAATTGAGTCCTCCAACTCATTATATGCCTTCCGAGAGTTCAACAGATCgttcttcacagacacaaggTCCTTGAATAAGCTTTGGTAACTGGCCTGAGCCGTTTTCCTCAACTCCACCTCCATGTTGTACTGAGCCTGCAAAGCTTTCCCCTTCTCCCGAAAGGTATCTCTCTCCTCCCTCAACTTGGCAATTTCTTTCTTCAACCCTCCCTCATGCTCCTGATATGAG from Arachis stenosperma cultivar V10309 chromosome 9, arast.V10309.gnm1.PFL2, whole genome shotgun sequence encodes the following:
- the LOC130948734 gene encoding aquaporin PIP2-2, encoding MTKDLEVTERGSFSGKDYHDPPPAPLIDAEELTKWSFYRALIAEFIATLLFLYITVLTVIGYKSQSDPKAGGDMCGGVGILGIAWAFGGMIFILVYCTAGISGGHINPAVTFGLFLARKVSLIRAILYMVAQCLGAICGVGLVKAFQTSLYVRYGGGANSLADGYSKGTGLGAEIIGTFVLVYTVFSATDPKRNARDSHVPVLAPLPIGFAVFMVHLATIPVTGTGINPARSLGAAVIYNKSKPWDDHWIFWVGPFIGAAIAAFYHQFILRAGAAKALGSFRSNPNV